From Natronincola ferrireducens, the proteins below share one genomic window:
- a CDS encoding sugar kinase, translated as MVQAGFKDSMDLVTFGESMVLFNPDSTGPLRYVHNFSKSIAGAESNVAIALARLGHDVGWFSKLGNDEFGSYIKSIIRGEGVDVSRVVVDSENNTGLLFKERFAHVDPNVYYYRKNSAASNMTIEDLDLDYIRSAKILHVTGITLALSENTRQAVYKAVEFAKANNILVSFDPNIRLKLWSIDKARPTILDIIQMTDIVFPGKEEGKLLLGTDNPKQISEAFLNMGCKTVATKLGKEGCYITTKHQSEEVRGYTVEKPEDTVGAGDGFAAGFLSGILKGLSLRECGQLANAVGAMATLVRGDMEGFPTLDQVKKFMGIEEHIER; from the coding sequence ATGGTTCAGGCAGGGTTCAAAGATAGTATGGACCTTGTAACCTTTGGAGAATCTATGGTGTTATTTAATCCTGACTCTACCGGTCCACTTAGGTATGTTCATAATTTTAGCAAGTCTATAGCAGGGGCAGAGTCCAATGTAGCTATAGCCCTTGCAAGGTTAGGACATGATGTGGGATGGTTTTCCAAACTTGGAAACGATGAATTTGGAAGCTATATAAAATCTATTATAAGAGGAGAAGGAGTAGACGTATCTAGAGTTGTCGTTGATTCTGAAAATAATACAGGACTACTGTTTAAGGAAAGATTTGCTCATGTTGATCCTAATGTATATTACTATCGTAAGAACTCTGCTGCTAGTAACATGACTATAGAAGATTTAGATTTAGATTATATTAGATCTGCTAAAATTCTACATGTTACTGGTATTACTTTAGCATTGTCTGAAAATACTAGACAAGCTGTTTATAAAGCTGTAGAATTTGCTAAAGCTAATAATATATTAGTATCCTTTGACCCCAATATTAGATTAAAGTTATGGAGTATTGATAAAGCAAGACCAACTATACTTGATATTATACAAATGACAGATATTGTTTTTCCAGGTAAGGAGGAAGGAAAACTTCTACTTGGCACAGATAATCCTAAGCAAATTAGTGAAGCCTTCTTAAATATGGGCTGCAAAACTGTTGCTACAAAACTGGGAAAAGAAGGGTGTTATATTACCACAAAGCATCAAAGTGAAGAAGTTAGAGGATATACTGTAGAAAAGCCCGAAGATACTGTAGGAGCAGGAGATGGATTTGCTGCAGGGTTTTTATCGGGTATCTTGAAGGGCTTAAGCTTGAGGGAATGTGGTCAATTGGCAAATGCTGTTGGAGCAATGGCTACTTTGGTAAGAGGAGATATGGAAGGATTTCCAACTCTTGACCAAGTAAAAAAGTTTATGGGAATTGAAGAACATATAGAGAGATAA
- a CDS encoding VOC family protein codes for MLTLEHVGICAKDTVALKDWYVKVFNFKIVYDNRKEKPTYFLLMEDNSMIEIYPADHDSEVRSNKHQGIRHLSFDTDNIEKEYQNLLNHNVEIIEELKENAKGIKTAFFRDIEGNIIHFIQRPVSLYFKKT; via the coding sequence ATGTTAACCCTTGAGCATGTAGGTATTTGTGCTAAAGATACAGTGGCATTAAAAGATTGGTATGTCAAGGTATTTAATTTCAAAATTGTATATGATAATAGAAAGGAAAAACCTACTTATTTTCTACTGATGGAGGATAATAGTATGATTGAAATTTATCCTGCTGATCATGATAGTGAGGTCAGAAGCAATAAACATCAGGGAATTCGTCATTTATCCTTCGATACAGATAATATCGAGAAGGAATACCAAAATCTTTTGAATCACAATGTAGAGATTATTGAAGAGTTAAAAGAAAATGCAAAAGGTATCAAAACAGCATTTTTTAGAGATATAGAAGGAAATATTATTCATTTTATTCAGAGACCTGTGAGTTTGTATTTTAAAAAAACCTAG
- a CDS encoding response regulator transcription factor: protein MNRLLIVDDELIIRTGLVNKIKWKEIGIDEVYSSTNGVEALKAIKKVKPNIICTDIKMPKMNGIELIKNIRQQNLDVEIVIYSGYGEFRYAQEALKNNVDNYILKPTKIEKITDIFIEIVKKISLKEKQEKKIQQLQEAYEKYINLIENLTSISDFRKIITNETNNNFDLLNSLESIDKIETYENYWDKIMGDEAKITDEFNQQILMASKHAIYTAKKYIKANYNKNISLNDVAKEVYMNPSYFSHIFKQETGTNYINYLTNLRLKQAKHLLKYTKAPIYQISDEIGYKNSKYFNKLFKKHIGLTPSQFREAPRDISMPLK from the coding sequence ATGAACAGACTTTTAATTGTCGATGATGAACTAATCATTCGTACTGGATTAGTTAATAAAATTAAATGGAAAGAGATAGGTATAGATGAAGTGTACAGTAGTACAAATGGGGTTGAGGCATTAAAGGCTATAAAAAAAGTAAAACCTAATATTATCTGTACGGATATTAAAATGCCTAAAATGAATGGAATAGAATTAATCAAAAATATTAGGCAACAAAACTTAGATGTTGAAATTGTGATTTATAGTGGATATGGTGAATTTCGATATGCACAAGAAGCATTAAAAAATAATGTAGACAATTACATTTTAAAACCTACTAAGATAGAAAAGATTACTGATATATTTATAGAAATTGTAAAGAAGATAAGTTTGAAGGAAAAACAGGAGAAAAAAATTCAACAATTACAAGAGGCATATGAAAAGTACATAAATTTAATAGAAAACCTAACATCTATTTCGGATTTTAGAAAAATTATAACAAATGAAACCAATAATAATTTTGACTTACTGAATAGTCTTGAATCAATTGATAAGATAGAAACCTATGAAAATTACTGGGATAAAATAATGGGCGATGAAGCGAAAATTACTGATGAATTTAATCAACAAATCTTAATGGCTTCAAAGCATGCAATATACACAGCAAAGAAGTATATAAAAGCGAATTACAATAAAAATATATCGTTGAACGATGTAGCTAAGGAAGTTTATATGAATCCATCTTACTTTAGTCATATATTCAAGCAAGAAACAGGGACAAATTATATTAATTACTTAACTAATTTGAGACTAAAACAAGCTAAACATTTATTAAAATATACTAAAGCTCCAATCTACCAAATATCCGATGAGATAGGATATAAAAATTCTAAATATTTTAACAAACTTTTCAAAAAACATATTGGACTAACTCCTTCACAATTTAGAGAAGCTCCAAGAGATATATCAATGCCTTTAAAGTAA